In Nycticebus coucang isolate mNycCou1 chromosome 9, mNycCou1.pri, whole genome shotgun sequence, the following are encoded in one genomic region:
- the TMEM217 gene encoding transmembrane protein 217 → MKQRRWCGMTAKMGTVLSGVFTIMATVLSLIFEQKYLGHGNCTETELEARHTSDIINDYLTCWSWSIVLLVSVITVFISCFLLYSVYAHIYKGLLIYGIWIFFYETTNIVIQVFTNVDIPIEEVKVMRWFGLVARILMHGFWMFFIITYAHIAHKNKTQGNIVFYNRRISMVSADSSRRKSKIMSLVHHYKQ, encoded by the coding sequence ATGAAGCAGCGGCGCTGGTGTGGGATGACTGCCAAAATGGGTACGGTGTTGTCGGGGGTTTTCACCATCATGGCCACAGTTTTGTCCCTCATTTTTGAACAGAAGTACCTAGGCCATGGCAATTGTACTGAGACTGAACTGGAGGCCAGGCATACGAGTGACATAATAAATGACTACCTCACGTGCTGGAGTTGGAGCATCGTCCTTCTAGTGTCTGTCATCACCGTCTTCATCAGCTGCTTCCTCCTGTACTCAGTGTATGCCCACATCTACAAGGGTCTGCTGATCTATGGCATCTGGATCTTTTTCTATGAAACTACAAACATTGTAATACAAGTTTTTACCAATGTAGACATCCCCATTGAAGAGGTCAAAGTCATGCGCTGGTTTGGCCTGGTGGCCCGTATACTCATGCATGGTTTCTGGATGTTCTTTATCATCACCTACGCCCATATAGCCCACAAAAATAagacccagggcaatatagtttTCTACAACAGACGTATTTCTATGGTTAGTGCAGACTCTTCGCGGCGGAAATCAAAGATTATGAGCCTTGTCCACCACTATAAACAATAA